A single region of the Glycine max cultivar Williams 82 chromosome 20, Glycine_max_v4.0, whole genome shotgun sequence genome encodes:
- the LOC100782620 gene encoding F-box protein PP2-A13, producing MGAGVSSTNKAEKDGGGSISSSSRDSRPGLGDFPESCISSLFMNLDPPDICKLARVNRAFHRASSADFVWESKLPPSYKFLANKVLGEENIATMTKKEIYAKLCLPNRFDGGTKEVWLDKCSGQVCLFMSSKSLKITGIDDRRYWNYIPTEESRFQSVAYLQQMWWVEVVGELEFEFPVGSYSLVFRLQLGKASKRLGRRVCNVDQVHGWDIKPVRFQLSTSDGQSSLSECYLRGPGEWVYYNVGDFVVEKPKEPINIKFSLAQIDCTHTKGGLCVDSAIICPTEFKERLKQS from the exons ATGGGGGCTGGTGTTTCTTCAACTAATAAAGCTGAAAAGGACGGAGGAGGGTCTATTTCTTCGTCATCAAGAGATTCAAGACCCGGTCTTGGTGACTTCCCAGAGAGTTGCATCTCCTCCTTGTTCATGAATCTTGATCCACCCGATATATGCAAATTGGCAAGAGTGAATAGGGCCTTTCATCGAGCTTCCTCAGCTGATTTTGTATGGGAATCAAAGTTGCCACCGAGTTACAAGTTTCTTGCTAATAAAGTTCTTGGTGAAGAAAATATTGCTACTATGACTAAGAAAGAGATTTATGCAAAACTTTGCCTACCCAATCGTTTTGATGGTGGTACCAAA GAAGTTTGGTTGGACAAATGTAGTGGGCAAGTTTGTTTGTTCATGTCATCCAAATCCTTGAAGATTACAGGAATAGATGATAGAAGATACTGGAATTATATTCCAACTGAAGAATCCAG GTTCCAGAGTGTTGCGTATCTTCAACAAATGTGGTGGGTTGAAGTGGTCGGGGAGCTAGAGTTCGAATTCCCTGTGGGTAGTTACAGCTTAGTTTTCAGACTCCAATTGGGCAAGGCCTCCAAGAGATTGGGCCGGCGCGTGTGCAACGTTGATCAAGTGCATGGCTGGGACATCAAGCCCGTCCGATTCCAACTCTCCACATCCGACGGCCAGAGTTCACTCTCAGAGTGTTACTTGCGTGGGCCTGGGGAGTGGGTCTACTACAATGTTGGAGATTTCGTGGTGGAAAAGCCCAAGGAGCCAATAAATATCAAGTTTTCATTGGCCCAAATAGATTGCACTCACACCAAAGGTGGCCTCTGCGTAGATAGTGCCATCATTTGCCCAACGGAGTTTAAAGAAAGACTCAAACAAAGTTAG